One Bradyrhizobium zhanjiangense DNA segment encodes these proteins:
- a CDS encoding DMT family transporter: MNHNPEALTARAAPILFVLLWSTGFIGTKYVVNNADPLTYLAIRMAIVVGLMAIIAGIARPKWPDGTGIAHSAVAGILVHGFYLGGTAIAIAHSIPAGLSALIPGLQPILTSTIANRWLGEKVTPLQWAGLVLGLGGVVLILHNRPMTGEAGLGWLASVVSLISITLGTLYQRRYCNHIDWRAGNLVQYVSVTIFFAIGAFLFEDRVVHWTREFVLALAWLAVALSIGSIGLLYWLIRHAATTSVASLFYLVPAVTALMAYLLFGEKLDAIAIAGMALCATAVFVVNRRS; this comes from the coding sequence ATGAACCACAATCCGGAAGCCCTGACCGCCCGCGCGGCGCCGATCCTGTTCGTCCTGCTCTGGAGCACCGGATTCATCGGCACGAAATACGTCGTCAACAATGCCGATCCCTTGACCTATCTCGCCATCCGCATGGCGATCGTGGTCGGCCTGATGGCGATCATCGCAGGCATCGCGCGGCCGAAATGGCCTGATGGCACCGGCATTGCGCACAGCGCGGTCGCCGGCATTCTGGTCCACGGTTTCTATCTCGGCGGCACCGCGATCGCGATCGCGCATTCGATTCCGGCCGGCCTGTCCGCGCTGATTCCGGGCCTGCAGCCGATCCTGACCTCGACCATCGCCAATCGCTGGCTCGGCGAAAAAGTGACGCCGCTGCAATGGGCCGGTCTCGTGCTCGGCCTCGGCGGGGTCGTGCTGATCCTGCACAACCGCCCGATGACCGGCGAAGCCGGGCTCGGCTGGCTCGCCTCGGTGGTCTCGCTGATCAGCATCACGCTCGGCACGCTCTATCAGCGCCGCTACTGCAATCACATCGACTGGCGCGCCGGCAATCTCGTGCAATACGTGTCCGTCACGATTTTCTTCGCGATCGGAGCTTTCCTGTTCGAAGACCGCGTGGTGCACTGGACGCGGGAATTCGTGCTTGCGCTCGCCTGGCTGGCCGTGGCGCTCTCGATCGGATCGATCGGGCTGTTGTACTGGCTGATCCGCCACGCCGCGACAACCTCGGTCGCGAGCCTGTTCTACCTGGTGCCGGCCGTGACGGCGCTGATGGCCTATCTGCTGTTCGGAGAAAAGCTGGACGCAATTGCCATTGCCGGCATGGCGCTCTGCGCCACAGCGGTCTTTGTGGTCAATCGACGCTCTTAG